Proteins from a single region of Halorubrum sp. 2020YC2:
- a CDS encoding (Fe-S)-binding protein translates to MTPLQAATRETFWTIGPVGKAAFYWLAAVAVLVFLYGVYARFAAYARGSADPRDRLSNLPGRVVAATKTVLSNENQFDGDRYTGVMHTFVLWGFLVLLVATTILGIDIDLYRPLTGESFWVGDFYLAYQFAVDAFGLLFVVGVGMAGYRRYRNRDGRLWGKHTSLEDDAFLWTLFALGVGGFLVEGVSMVGQPQRATETVSFVGMALATGLETAGLTAAGAEAIYGALWWSHSLLAFAFVAWIPYAKPFHMISSFANVVARDEQAGARLPNVPADLDHTNAESLDDFTWKELLDGDACTKCGRCTDACPADTVGRNLDPRNVILDLKSYRESVSDDPVAGSGPGNGTMATDGGTAAASDGGTVPIVADEGGVVDAESMESCMSCMACMDACPVDIEHLTSFTKMNRQLVDEGAVDSNLQDVFQDVMQKGNTFGESQSTRGDWADDLDDVEVPDARENEVEYLWYVGDYPSFDDRNKKVARALARLFDEADVSFGILFDDEKTDGNDIRRIGEEFLYLELAGHHVETFADCEFENVVCTDPHSYNTIKNEYPEVDFAEFADDPMMPFDREAPWNPEGEIDVFHWTQVVEELVSEGRLDLSGDELEYTVTYHDPCHLGRYNDEYEAPRELIRATGADLYEMPRSRDDSFCCGGGGGGLWTEHDEEVKPSEERLREAVEDTDAGADIEKFVVACPMCTTMFEDGRKTGDFEDDVEIVDVAELLIEAVEAGS, encoded by the coding sequence ATGACTCCCCTACAGGCGGCCACCCGAGAGACCTTCTGGACGATCGGTCCGGTGGGGAAGGCGGCGTTCTACTGGCTCGCCGCCGTCGCGGTCCTCGTCTTCCTGTATGGCGTCTACGCCCGGTTCGCGGCGTACGCGCGCGGGAGCGCGGACCCCAGAGACCGGCTGTCGAACCTCCCGGGCCGCGTCGTCGCGGCGACGAAGACCGTCCTCTCGAACGAGAACCAGTTCGACGGCGACCGCTACACGGGCGTGATGCACACGTTCGTGCTGTGGGGGTTCCTCGTCTTACTCGTCGCGACGACTATTCTTGGCATCGACATCGACCTCTACCGCCCGCTCACGGGCGAGTCCTTCTGGGTCGGTGACTTCTACCTCGCCTACCAGTTCGCCGTCGACGCGTTCGGCCTGCTGTTCGTCGTCGGCGTCGGCATGGCCGGCTACCGGCGCTACCGGAACCGCGACGGGCGGCTCTGGGGGAAACACACCTCGCTGGAGGACGACGCGTTCCTCTGGACCCTCTTCGCACTCGGAGTCGGCGGCTTCCTCGTCGAGGGCGTGAGCATGGTCGGGCAGCCCCAGCGCGCGACCGAGACGGTGAGCTTCGTCGGGATGGCGCTCGCCACCGGACTGGAGACGGCGGGACTCACCGCCGCAGGCGCCGAGGCGATATACGGCGCCCTCTGGTGGAGCCACTCGCTTTTGGCGTTCGCGTTCGTCGCGTGGATCCCGTACGCGAAGCCGTTCCACATGATCTCCTCGTTCGCCAACGTCGTCGCCCGCGACGAGCAGGCGGGCGCGCGGCTCCCGAACGTCCCCGCCGACCTCGATCACACCAACGCCGAGTCGCTCGACGACTTCACGTGGAAGGAGCTGCTCGACGGCGACGCCTGCACGAAGTGCGGCCGCTGTACCGACGCCTGTCCCGCCGACACGGTCGGCCGGAACCTCGACCCGCGGAACGTCATCCTCGACCTGAAGTCGTACCGCGAGTCGGTGAGCGACGACCCGGTGGCCGGGTCGGGTCCCGGGAACGGGACGATGGCGACCGACGGCGGAACCGCCGCCGCCAGCGACGGCGGCACGGTCCCCATCGTCGCGGACGAGGGCGGCGTGGTCGACGCCGAGTCGATGGAGTCGTGCATGTCCTGTATGGCGTGTATGGACGCCTGCCCGGTCGACATCGAACACCTCACCTCCTTCACGAAGATGAACCGCCAGCTCGTCGACGAGGGGGCGGTCGACTCGAACCTTCAGGACGTGTTCCAAGACGTCATGCAGAAGGGGAACACCTTCGGGGAGTCGCAGTCGACACGGGGCGACTGGGCGGACGACCTCGACGACGTCGAGGTCCCGGACGCCCGCGAAAACGAGGTCGAGTACCTCTGGTACGTCGGGGACTACCCGAGCTTCGACGACCGGAACAAGAAGGTGGCCCGCGCGCTCGCTCGGCTGTTCGACGAGGCGGACGTGTCGTTCGGCATCCTCTTCGACGACGAGAAGACGGACGGCAACGATATCCGCCGGATAGGCGAGGAGTTCCTCTACCTCGAACTCGCCGGGCACCACGTCGAGACGTTCGCGGACTGCGAGTTCGAGAACGTCGTCTGTACCGACCCGCACTCGTACAACACCATCAAAAACGAGTACCCCGAGGTCGACTTCGCGGAGTTCGCGGACGACCCGATGATGCCGTTCGATCGCGAGGCGCCGTGGAACCCGGAGGGAGAAATCGACGTGTTCCACTGGACGCAGGTGGTCGAAGAACTCGTGAGCGAGGGGCGACTCGACCTCTCCGGCGACGAATTAGAGTACACCGTCACCTACCACGACCCCTGTCACCTCGGCCGGTACAACGACGAGTACGAGGCGCCCCGAGAGCTGATCAGGGCGACCGGCGCCGACCTCTACGAGATGCCCCGCTCGCGGGACGACTCGTTCTGCTGTGGCGGCGGCGGCGGCGGGCTCTGGACCGAACACGACGAGGAGGTCAAGCCGAGCGAGGAGCGCCTCCGGGAGGCGGTCGAGGACACCGACGCGGGCGCCGACATCGAGAAGTTCGTCGTCGCCTGCCCGATGTGTACGACGATGTTCGAAGACGGCCGGAAGACGGGCGACTTCGAGGACGACGTGGAGATAGTCGACGTCGCGGAACTGCTGATCGAGGCGGTGGAGGCCGGCTCGTAA
- a CDS encoding IS6 family transposase translates to MAETERLSERIAWIDLSFVERDRTPRWAIEVGIRCHLAGMSLREVSKHLELFGIKRSHVAIHNWVHKAELQPISTVSEDQIAVDEKMIRLHGQKFWLYGAVDPQTNEILHVSIYPTANKQTTRWFLTELHRRYQLDSVEFLVDDADYLGSVLDEDGYRFQVIQHGNRNAIERVFWEIERRTSSFANSFSNVALETAQNWLEAFAVYHNSRQT, encoded by the coding sequence ATGGCCGAAACCGAGCGCCTCAGCGAACGTATCGCGTGGATCGACTTGTCGTTTGTGGAGCGAGATCGAACGCCGCGATGGGCGATTGAAGTAGGGATCCGCTGTCACTTGGCCGGTATGTCATTGCGAGAGGTAAGTAAGCATCTTGAGCTGTTTGGGATCAAGCGGAGTCACGTCGCGATCCATAACTGGGTTCATAAGGCCGAACTACAGCCGATCTCGACCGTCTCCGAGGATCAAATCGCGGTTGACGAAAAGATGATCCGCCTCCACGGCCAGAAGTTCTGGCTGTACGGCGCGGTTGATCCGCAGACGAACGAGATCCTTCACGTGAGTATCTATCCGACCGCAAATAAACAGACGACGCGATGGTTTCTCACCGAGCTTCACCGGCGCTATCAGCTCGATAGCGTGGAATTTCTCGTCGATGACGCAGACTATCTCGGATCAGTTCTCGATGAAGACGGCTATCGATTTCAAGTCATTCAACATGGAAATCGGAATGCTATCGAACGTGTCTTTTGGGAAATAGAACGACGAACATCATCGTTTGCGAATAGTTTCAGCAATGTCGCGCTAGAGACAGCTCAAAACTGGCTAGAAGCCTTCGCCGTCTACCACAATTCACGCCAAACTTAA
- a CDS encoding PstS family phosphate ABC transporter substrate-binding protein, with product MASSHDADTAGITRRKSLAALAGAGALGLAGCTETEGGDGSGGSDGSDGSDGSDSLSGAINIAGSSTVFPLMSAVMEDFAEQHPQVDPDISSTGSGGGFSNFFCVGETDFNNASRPIQPEEEELCAENGVEYVELIAATDALTVVINNDNDFATEMTVDELSQIWQSDAAELWSDVRDEWPDEEIERFGAADTSGTYDYFIENVMGEDGHTDDYQATEQDNTIASGVEGSEYAIGYFGFAYWFQNQDQITPVAIDNGDGPVEPSLETASSGEYAPLSRPLFTYTKIEALGEEHIAEFARYFVEQTTNEDLVAGDVGYVPATEETQQEQMQILEDAIEQAQG from the coding sequence ATGGCTTCAAGCCACGACGCGGACACAGCGGGGATCACTCGGCGGAAATCGCTCGCGGCGCTCGCCGGCGCGGGGGCGCTCGGACTCGCAGGGTGTACCGAGACCGAGGGGGGGGACGGCTCCGGCGGCTCCGACGGTTCCGACGGTTCCGACGGCTCCGACTCGCTGTCGGGCGCGATCAACATCGCGGGGTCGAGCACGGTGTTCCCCCTGATGAGCGCGGTCATGGAGGACTTCGCCGAGCAGCACCCGCAGGTCGACCCGGACATCAGCTCCACGGGGTCCGGCGGCGGCTTCTCGAACTTCTTCTGTGTCGGTGAGACCGACTTCAACAACGCCAGCCGGCCGATCCAGCCGGAAGAAGAGGAGCTGTGCGCCGAAAACGGCGTCGAGTACGTCGAGCTGATCGCTGCGACGGACGCGCTCACCGTCGTGATCAACAACGACAACGATTTCGCGACGGAGATGACCGTCGACGAGCTCTCGCAGATCTGGCAGTCCGACGCCGCCGAGCTGTGGAGCGACGTCCGCGACGAGTGGCCCGACGAGGAGATCGAGCGGTTCGGCGCCGCCGACACCTCGGGGACGTACGACTACTTCATCGAGAACGTGATGGGCGAGGACGGCCACACCGACGACTATCAGGCCACCGAGCAGGACAACACCATCGCTTCGGGGGTCGAGGGCAGCGAGTACGCGATCGGCTACTTCGGGTTCGCGTACTGGTTCCAGAACCAAGACCAGATCACGCCGGTCGCCATCGACAACGGCGACGGGCCGGTCGAGCCGAGCCTCGAGACCGCGTCCTCCGGCGAGTACGCCCCGCTCTCGCGGCCGCTGTTCACCTACACGAAGATCGAGGCGCTCGGTGAGGAACACATCGCGGAGTTCGCCCGCTACTTCGTCGAGCAGACGACTAACGAGGACCTCGTCGCCGGCGACGTCGGGTACGTCCCCGCGACCGAGGAGACGCAGCAAGAGCAGATGCAGATCCTCGAAGACGCGATCGAGCAGGCGCAGGGCTGA
- the pstC gene encoding phosphate ABC transporter permease subunit PstC, translating into MTDSTESPDLQRRSGLTRLKEGTYGGFFAACAVITLLTTVAIIATLLSDAVMFFAEVPIREFLTSTSWSPNPRGGGQTFGIVALVIGTLTVTITAAFVALPLGTLTAIYLSEYATSNARSILKPLLEILAGIPTVVYGYFALVYVTPALKATLFPEMSTFNALSASLMVGIMTIPMVSSISEDAMSAVPDDLRQAGYGLGATKFEVSTGIVVPASISGIASSYILAVSRAIGETMIVVVAMGAQARMPAVREGLLGVPYINPADTLLDSGMTITVAMVQIAGGDLTGGTIPYDAMFALGLTLFVVTLVMNVLSDIIAERYREEY; encoded by the coding sequence GTGACAGATAGCACCGAGAGTCCGGATCTACAGCGACGGAGCGGGCTCACACGACTGAAGGAGGGAACTTACGGCGGGTTCTTCGCCGCGTGCGCAGTAATCACGCTGCTCACGACGGTCGCAATCATCGCGACCCTGTTGTCGGACGCGGTGATGTTTTTCGCCGAGGTACCGATCCGCGAGTTCCTGACCAGCACCAGTTGGAGCCCGAACCCGCGCGGGGGCGGGCAGACGTTCGGTATCGTCGCGTTGGTGATCGGGACGCTCACCGTAACGATCACGGCCGCGTTCGTCGCGCTGCCGCTCGGAACGCTGACCGCGATATACCTCAGCGAGTACGCGACGTCGAACGCGCGCTCGATACTGAAACCGCTCTTGGAGATCCTCGCCGGCATCCCGACGGTCGTGTACGGCTACTTCGCGCTGGTGTACGTCACCCCGGCGCTGAAGGCGACGCTGTTCCCGGAGATGAGCACGTTCAATGCCCTGTCGGCGTCGCTGATGGTCGGAATAATGACTATTCCCATGGTCTCGTCGATCTCCGAGGACGCGATGAGCGCGGTGCCGGACGACCTGCGGCAGGCCGGCTACGGCCTCGGCGCGACGAAGTTCGAGGTGTCGACCGGTATTGTGGTTCCGGCATCCATCTCCGGGATCGCCTCATCGTATATCCTCGCCGTCTCGCGCGCAATCGGCGAGACGATGATCGTCGTTGTCGCGATGGGGGCGCAGGCGCGGATGCCCGCGGTTCGGGAGGGGCTCCTTGGGGTCCCGTACATCAACCCCGCCGACACGCTTCTCGACTCCGGAATGACGATCACCGTCGCGATGGTACAGATCGCCGGCGGGGACCTGACTGGCGGGACAATCCCGTACGACGCGATGTTCGCGCTCGGACTCACGCTGTTCGTGGTGACCCTCGTAATGAACGTTCTCAGTGACATCATCGCGGAACGGTACCGGGAGGAGTACTGA
- the pstA gene encoding phosphate ABC transporter permease PstA, protein MATDTDASRVGGFGEVSRVRGIAFEYLSLGASVLGIFALAVLLIYVTIDAFDLAGANPLWLLTYFLTLVVPFLGFCLYSAHDSALTRRAVAVGGGGLVAVAAVFTAIETFVGRVPRLNWQLTYLFVVVVPLTGYLVYMGARGRPGSVGFGLIGRLIGGAAIGMAFSVLFLVFDERLWFLVYTLGVVPAALVYGYGHTRDVSSALTAALPTAILGTLLAVFLRPIVDTYPTTAFIYLWTLAIPIAAAGALVVDARSSRPKAVLAGGVPLGLAAVVGLFGRAIGLGVGGPNALLVIVVAGVPAAVYLDRAFDVGEGVIGLGLPVLLIAGALAGAAVVETFGIPTPSPWVSETFLTEAPSRNATEAGLYPAIVGSVIIIAMVAVLSFVLGVATSVFLEEYTADTGIVGALTRLLQINIANLAAVPSVVYGLLGLGLFANLLGFGFGTAVTVSLTLSLLILPITIISAQEAIRSVPDDLRRGSDAMGATRWQTTKNVVLPEAFPGILTGTILALGRAIGETAPLIMVGAATTVFSPPSSLFSKFSAMPMQIYAWANFPQAEFRYGVVAAGVITLLIILVGMNGTAILLRNRAERGD, encoded by the coding sequence ATGGCGACCGACACCGACGCCAGTCGCGTCGGGGGGTTCGGCGAGGTGAGCCGCGTCCGAGGGATCGCCTTCGAGTACCTCTCGCTCGGGGCGAGCGTGCTCGGGATCTTCGCGCTCGCGGTGCTGCTCATCTACGTCACGATCGATGCGTTCGACCTCGCGGGGGCGAACCCGCTATGGCTATTGACCTACTTCCTCACGCTCGTCGTGCCGTTCCTCGGATTCTGCCTATACAGCGCCCACGACTCGGCGTTGACGCGCCGCGCGGTCGCCGTCGGCGGCGGCGGACTCGTCGCGGTCGCCGCGGTTTTCACCGCGATCGAGACGTTCGTCGGCCGAGTCCCGCGACTCAACTGGCAGCTCACGTACCTCTTCGTCGTCGTCGTCCCGCTCACCGGATACCTCGTCTACATGGGCGCGCGCGGTCGTCCCGGGTCGGTCGGGTTCGGGCTCATCGGACGGCTGATCGGTGGGGCCGCTATCGGGATGGCGTTCAGCGTCCTCTTCTTAGTGTTCGACGAGCGGCTGTGGTTCCTCGTGTACACGCTCGGGGTCGTTCCGGCCGCTCTCGTCTACGGATACGGGCACACTCGGGACGTCTCGTCCGCTCTGACGGCCGCGCTTCCGACTGCCATCCTCGGTACGCTGCTCGCGGTGTTCCTACGCCCCATTGTCGACACGTACCCGACCACGGCGTTCATCTACCTCTGGACGCTGGCGATCCCGATCGCGGCCGCGGGAGCCCTCGTCGTCGACGCGCGATCGAGTCGGCCCAAAGCGGTCCTCGCGGGCGGCGTTCCGCTCGGACTTGCGGCCGTCGTCGGGCTCTTCGGCCGCGCAATCGGACTCGGTGTCGGCGGCCCGAACGCGCTGCTGGTCATCGTCGTTGCGGGCGTCCCGGCCGCCGTGTATCTCGATCGGGCGTTCGACGTCGGCGAGGGCGTCATCGGGCTCGGCCTCCCGGTGCTTCTCATCGCCGGTGCGCTCGCCGGCGCCGCCGTCGTCGAAACGTTCGGGATCCCGACGCCGAGCCCGTGGGTCAGCGAGACGTTCCTCACGGAGGCGCCGTCCAGAAACGCCACCGAGGCGGGACTCTATCCGGCGATCGTCGGCTCGGTGATCATCATCGCGATGGTCGCCGTCCTGTCGTTCGTCCTCGGGGTCGCGACGTCGGTGTTCCTCGAGGAGTACACCGCGGACACCGGCATCGTCGGCGCGCTGACGCGGCTGCTTCAGATCAACATCGCGAACCTGGCGGCGGTCCCGTCCGTCGTGTACGGACTGCTCGGACTGGGACTGTTCGCGAACCTCCTCGGGTTCGGGTTCGGGACTGCGGTGACCGTGTCGCTGACGCTGTCGCTGCTCATCCTCCCGATCACGATCATCTCCGCACAGGAGGCGATCCGGTCGGTGCCCGACGACCTGCGCCGGGGGTCGGACGCGATGGGCGCGACCCGCTGGCAGACGACGAAAAACGTCGTCCTCCCGGAGGCGTTCCCCGGGATTCTCACCGGGACGATCCTCGCGCTCGGCCGGGCGATCGGCGAGACCGCGCCGCTCATTATGGTCGGCGCGGCGACGACGGTGTTCAGCCCGCCGAGCAGCCTGTTCAGCAAGTTCAGCGCGATGCCGATGCAGATCTACGCGTGGGCGAACTTCCCGCAGGCGGAGTTCCGCTACGGGGTCGTCGCCGCAGGCGTTATTACGCTGTTGATCATCCTCGTCGGTATGAACGGGACGGCGATACTGCTGCGGAACCGCGCGGAGCGGGGTGACTGA
- the pstB gene encoding phosphate ABC transporter ATP-binding protein PstB — protein MSNTEPKTEPSDSLITTDVETESNDRTAPSNRTAVAARDLNVYYGDEQAIDDVSIEIPEKRVTALIGPSGCGKSTFLRCINRMNDMIEVCRVEGDVEFGRKNVYDADVDPVALRRKIGMVFQKPNPFPKSIRDNVAYGLKIQGFDGDVDARVEESLKSAALWDEVKDQLDSSGLDLSGGQQQRLCIARAIAPDPEVILMDEPTSALDPVAASKIEDLIDDLAEEYTVIIVTHNMQQAARISDRTAVFLTGGRLVEYDDTTKIFEDPEEQRVEDYITGKFG, from the coding sequence ATGAGTAACACCGAACCCAAGACGGAACCGAGCGACTCGCTCATCACGACGGACGTAGAGACCGAATCGAACGACCGGACCGCCCCCTCGAACCGGACCGCGGTCGCCGCGCGCGACCTGAACGTCTACTACGGCGACGAACAGGCGATCGACGACGTGTCGATCGAGATCCCCGAAAAGCGCGTGACCGCGCTCATCGGCCCCTCTGGCTGCGGGAAGTCGACGTTCCTCCGGTGTATCAACCGGATGAACGACATGATCGAGGTGTGCCGCGTCGAGGGCGACGTGGAGTTCGGCAGGAAGAACGTGTACGACGCCGACGTCGACCCCGTCGCCCTACGCCGGAAGATCGGGATGGTGTTCCAGAAGCCCAACCCGTTCCCGAAGTCGATCCGCGACAACGTCGCCTACGGCCTGAAAATTCAGGGGTTCGACGGCGACGTCGACGCCCGCGTCGAGGAGTCGCTGAAGAGCGCCGCGCTGTGGGACGAGGTGAAAGACCAGCTCGACTCCTCCGGGCTCGACCTCTCCGGCGGCCAACAACAGCGGCTCTGTATCGCCCGCGCTATCGCGCCCGACCCGGAAGTCATCCTGATGGACGAGCCGACCTCGGCGTTAGACCCGGTCGCGGCCTCGAAGATCGAGGACCTCATCGACGATCTGGCGGAGGAGTACACCGTCATCATCGTCACGCACAACATGCAGCAGGCGGCCCGCATCTCCGACCGGACCGCCGTCTTCCTCACCGGCGGGCGGCTCGTGGAGTACGACGACACGACGAAGATATTCGAGGATCCGGAAGAACAGCGCGTCGAGGACTACATCACGGGGAAGTTCGGATAG
- the phoU gene encoding phosphate signaling complex protein PhoU: MPRENYQDRLDELREDVVAMGETVCDRLDDAIEAAVSGDDDLAQSVIESDHEVNETYLALEDECTELLALQQPVAGDLRLVAASFKIITDLERVADLATNVAAYGGPEGGVHDAVDVRDLGDGAREMVADAVAAYAASDPDACREIAARDDAFDDRCRRASEAVVRELLEADRARNAARDGPAPTDGEALEDSLDEVSQALLAVRDLERVADHAVNVAARTLYMIENDDELIY, encoded by the coding sequence ATGCCCCGCGAGAACTACCAAGATCGGCTCGACGAGCTCCGCGAGGACGTGGTCGCGATGGGCGAGACCGTCTGCGACCGGCTCGACGACGCGATCGAGGCCGCGGTGTCCGGCGACGACGACCTCGCTCAGTCGGTGATCGAGAGCGACCACGAGGTCAACGAGACGTACCTCGCCTTAGAAGACGAGTGTACGGAGCTCTTGGCGCTCCAGCAGCCCGTCGCGGGCGACCTCCGACTCGTCGCCGCCTCCTTCAAGATCATCACCGACCTCGAACGCGTGGCCGACCTCGCGACGAACGTCGCGGCGTACGGCGGTCCGGAGGGCGGCGTCCACGACGCCGTCGACGTGCGCGACCTCGGGGACGGCGCCCGCGAGATGGTGGCCGACGCGGTCGCCGCCTACGCCGCGAGCGACCCCGACGCCTGCCGCGAGATCGCCGCCCGCGACGACGCGTTCGACGACCGCTGTCGGCGGGCGAGCGAGGCGGTCGTCCGCGAGCTGCTGGAGGCCGACCGCGCCCGGAACGCGGCGCGCGACGGCCCGGCGCCGACGGACGGCGAGGCGCTCGAAGACTCCCTCGACGAGGTGTCGCAGGCGCTGCTCGCGGTGCGCGACCTCGAACGCGTCGCGGACCACGCGGTCAACGTCGCGGCGCGGACGCTGTACATGATCGAGAACGACGACGAGCTGATCTACTGA
- a CDS encoding low molecular weight phosphatase family protein codes for MTTPTDTTDDETTDETTILTFMCVRNAGRSQMATAFAERERDRRGLGDRVEIRTGGTAPADSVHDVVVEALAEVGLDANGRTPREISDASLAESDFVATMGCSTLELDDVDTDDWDLEDPGERPIEAVREIRDEVERRVVAVFDERFGAFDGE; via the coding sequence ATGACGACACCCACCGACACGACCGACGACGAGACGACCGACGAGACGACTATCCTCACGTTCATGTGCGTCCGCAACGCCGGGCGCAGCCAGATGGCGACGGCGTTCGCGGAGCGCGAGCGCGACCGGCGCGGGCTCGGCGACCGCGTCGAGATCCGGACCGGCGGCACCGCACCCGCCGACAGCGTTCACGACGTCGTCGTCGAGGCGCTCGCGGAGGTCGGTCTCGACGCAAACGGCCGGACGCCGCGGGAGATATCCGACGCGTCGCTGGCCGAGTCGGACTTCGTCGCGACGATGGGGTGTTCGACGCTCGAACTCGACGACGTCGACACCGACGACTGGGACCTCGAGGACCCGGGCGAGCGACCGATCGAGGCGGTCCGCGAGATCCGCGACGAGGTCGAGCGCCGCGTGGTCGCCGTCTTCGACGAGCGGTTCGGCGCGTTCGACGGCGAGTAG